In the genome of Synchiropus splendidus isolate RoL2022-P1 chromosome 2, RoL_Sspl_1.0, whole genome shotgun sequence, the window CAACTTGGGGCTttgaaattaggacactgtttgcGGCGTGATCGAATCTCACCATTGCGCGAAGAATAAAGGATGCTTCACCAGAGACACCATATTGACGATATTGAATGTTGGACATTCATCATGTATCGTATATTCTCTCTTATTTAAAGTTACTGTTGTATGCTTGTTTTGTTGGTTTAATTCCACCTTGATCCTGTATTATGCATTCAATATATCCCGggattgatatatatatatatatacacactctgGCCTGGATATTACCACTCTGATTTACTACTTTATCTTAATTTGTGTATGTTGCGTTATGTTGAGaaattatacaaataaataataatgatattgtGAAAATCATTTTTGACTGGAAAtgtaaagagaaaaatgttgcGATTGAGATTTcaattgggaaaaaaaggatttgCTTTGTCGGTCAGAGAAACGTTCACGTTTTcatgtttgacctcattttttttggtcttttttatTGCTGCCCCGGCCTAGATGAGAGAAACCATGTGGTTGCTTATATATGTGTAAAAGGATGGAAAAGAACCTTTTTCAAATACCTTTCATTGTTAAccttaaatattaaacatgtttttttagcCACAATTTCccctttaaaatgcaaatagCTTGTTTTTCTACCCACTATGTTAAATACATTCTTTGCTGTGAAATGCCTGTCCCTTAGATACCAGAACCCACAAGATGACCACCTTCATGTGGTGTAAATCCTTGGTTCAGTTTCAAGCTCTAACTATGAAAAGCAATACCAGCAGACACAACCACAGCGGCAGTGGAAGCGATACCATGCTATCGACTGTGACCAACTCAAAAATtggtgagcagcaggaagcgTTGTAGCCTGCATGAGTCACGCAACCACCAAACAGTCACTATGTATgtagcattttaaaaatagcaCTAACATACttatatgttatatgttattataTCATACTTACACATACTTCTTCGGCGAATGGATAATAAATACATGAGGAGAACAAATTGGGGAGATGCTTTCTCTTTCACCCCAGTAGATAATTATGATTGTTTAACTTAGTTTTGGGGCCAAAAGGGCGTATGTTACTGTTGTCAATCACTGGTTACAGTAGATAATACCTAGGCAAGTATTTACCAAGTGAGAACTCTGCCTTTCCTCAGGCCTGTGTTTGGTTACCTTATTGATGACGGTGAATCTCAGCACAGCGTAGTTAGAATCCGCACCGACGACTGACTTGGCATCAATGGTTACCGTAACATCAGTGCCAGGCACTGTGTTTATACCTGGAGTGATAGTCAAACTAGAGTTGGTGTATTTTCCAGAGGTCAAGGTGAGCCTGTTAAGAGAATACAGATACTTATTGAGTTGAAACCCTCTGGATTCGGTTTACTCCAGTGTGTAGTTAGTTACCTGTTTGGTTTTGTCATTGGGTAGTCTTTGTCGTTTTGTGCGTTAATAATGAATTCGCCGCTCAGACCCTGAGTGATCACACTGAATGGGATTGTGAAGGTCTTTCCTGGTTCCATGGTGCCCGTCACAGCGGCCTTAAGAGGAAAGACAATGGGTTTAAATTTGGTCAAATCTTAAATGTTACAGACTTTGAACTGCATACCTCAATGTTGACTTTGGAAACGGACATCTGTGTGGTCGACTGTCTCTCGTACTCGCTGCCTGACACTTTGTCTGTCCCTTGGTGCACAATGACAAACTCCCCAGATGGGATGGCCTTCAGTGTCACCAGAACTGCTCCGTTGCCCATGTCGGTGGTCTCACCATAGGTAATACTCTCAGAGGCAGACATGGCAACTACACCAACTTTTCCTATTTCCAACGATGATGGACCTTTTTTGCCcataacattgagcataatAGTGGCAGGCTGACCTGTGGACGTCAAGTACAGTGGATTACTGGCCAAACACACGAAAAAtgcttaataaaaaaacataatccttttcagagcccacttttCTGCTCCCAAATCTTTGTATTTAAAGAGCAGGGATTGTGATATTCGTCTCTACAAAGTCCATGAATTTATTCCCAACAGAAATTCTCTGACCTTTTGACTAATCAGAGTTCAGTTTGCCAACACTGGAACTGAGTGCAGCCGAATGGTAGcgtcattatttttttcctcctctcattGGTTGATCAGTGTAAACCTGCACATTCAAACTTAATAAGGTATTTGCTTGTCTGTTGCTTCTCCAGACAATAATATGGTTTAGATTCATACCAATGTCTCGAGAAGAAGAAACTCAAAATATTTCTTCTGAGAAgctgggaaagcattatggcaatgagtggtcctCAGAAAaatagagatacaaacatgtgtgtgtgtttttcacgtTGAAGGTGGTACTTCTAAGTTTGTTTGAATGAACTTGATGGCTCCTTTCTGTTatgaggataaaaacaaactatGGACAGAAGTCGTACAGTACAGTAGAAGTACATTGGACCAACAAATAGATATGCAGGATAACTGTGTTACAGTCCCTTTTCCCTCTGATCTGAAATTACAGATTAATATCTACGGGCTGACAATGTGCATTTGACTATTCCTGCATCATGAAGCACTGAGATATCACTGTACAAGTGGCTTCTCAGCATTGAATTTTACCTGCAAAGGGTTGCCCACTGATAACTGCATATCCTGGGTGGGGTCCATCGAATTTCTCCACAAAGTCATAGATAAAGGTGATTGTACTCTGCCCTGGAACacaccaaacatcaaaatgagtCACTTATTTATCATGTCAtcccattgtgtgtgtgtgtgtgtgtgtgtgtgtgtgtgtgtatatatatacacaacatatatatatgtgtacgGCTGGTTAGAGTTGATCTGCAGTTTCGACTTTCCAGAAGCTTTGTCAGGATTCAGAATAATTCTCCTCAGATTTCCAGTCGACTTAATGGTTCCCAGCTTTCCAGTGGCCTCAGTGCTGGTCTGGCTCACACCTGGGATTTATTCAAGTGTCAGTGACATGTGAGAGTTTGAGGTCATTGAGGGCGTAACCCTGTTTACCTGAAGGGTTAGTCAGCGTAAAACTGATCGCTGTTCCAGTGATGTATATGGTGACCTTGCTCAGGGACCCATCCAACATGAAGGAAAACGTCTCTGCTTTTCCAGGATTCCTTGCTCTTTGCAGGACTGTCACCTGGTGGAGAGGAGGGTCATATGATTCATTGATTCAAGCGTCTCGTGGTTCATCAGATCTGTGAGTTTTACCAATGCTGAAGTGGAAGTATCTAGGATGATATCAGTCGCCTGAGGCAGCTCTCTCTTCGACACCTCAATAGCTTGTCCTCCCGACGCCAGAGCCAGGACCTTGTAATCATTCAAAGAAGCGGTATAGACCGCTCTGCGACGTCTGCTTAAAACTCCAGTCATTAGGAAAGACACCTGTGAGGAGAATTCATGTTTTTAGTGGGCTCATGCACATGAATCCAAATAGAGCAAATCTGCCGTGGACTTGGTGTCCTTAAGTTCGACATCCTTCGCAGGAGCATCGGTGAAAACAAATACGTGAGAGGAAGCAGGTGTGCCTGTCAGTGTcatctggaaaacaaaagcattcaCATTCTGAAGATACTGTAACAACacagttttaaaacaaacaccGTGTTTTACCTGTAAACCGGAGTAAGCCATCTCTGGGCCATCACCACCTCCAGCTGTCATCAACTTGGAAATTTCTGCTTTCATCACATCTGGGTCTGCTGTCCGGATCAGGGGTCCAAAAGCTGCATTTAAAACAAGTACAAGACATCATTGTTTACTCTACACCTACAGTATATGTGTCAGTACTTAAAAATACACTGCAATGAAAGAAAATCATCTATGGTTTCAATACATGACCATTCGTTTACCTTTCAATTACTCTTCCAGGAAATCTCATTGCGGACCATTCATGTTTCTTTCCATTTGAATTACATTAAAATCATACTCACAATCTCACATGACAACTTGAAAAACCGTTTTCATGTGTTCATGACAGCAGTGTCGTAGAAAGCTTGGTTGTCAGCACGGCGCTCATCTTTACTGAGGCCTCCTCGGGGGGCAACGTTGCTGGTCAGGTCTTCGGCACCTCCGTGGCTACATTTGCCTGCACACGATATAAGAGATAAATTAACTTCACATATTTCTTGTTGTGTCAAAATAAATTacagtaaaaagaaaataaaaataaaagcttctcTCGCTGTACATGTAAACTTTTTTGGACTTCACATGCACAGTAGCAGTCGCCCATAGATATTGTCTGAGGAGcgataaaaaaatgcatttttgttttctgtgtttaaaaTACTATGCATATGGAATATCTAAAATTTCttacagaaaatgtaaatatttattttttattaatgaacTCATTATTTGATTTAATTCATACCTTGAATGGAGCAAACTTCTTCTCATGTCTGCGTTTCCAACTGAAGAAGTTGCAAGAAACAGGAACCTGACATAAAAGTATACCCCCACCCAGATGAACAACAAGAAAGGGGCGGATAATTCTCGAAGgacaaaataatatttgtttGCATAATAAGGCAAATTTCAATCTGAATGTGTTGGTGTCTGATAAAGCTCTCATATCCCAAGGGGCAACTGACCTTAGTTCACTGTGTGCATagcaattgattttttttgtgggtGATAATTTAGATGACCTGCTATAACTGCATCTCTTACTTCTTATCAAAAGTATTTATCGATAAACGGTGTTCTCTAAGTATTTAACCTTTCGGGGCGGCACAGTGGCTCAACGGTTAGCACTCTCAGAGGTCAAACAAGACGTTCAACTGTAAACTTCAAAACACAGAATCACAATCTCAGATGTCCACAAACCAAAACGAGGATAAAACCGAATCAAGTGAGCGTTTTTAAGAAGTTTCTCCATCATCTGTGAGAGAGGTTTGATTCATCCTGATAGTTATTTACCAGCACTTTCATCCCCTTCCTGTGTATGCTTTGCTCTTTCATAGTATAGTGTTTTGCATTTCAGAAGTATTAAAATAAGAATCACTTCAAGATCTTCAATGCAATTTCTTGCAGTACAGTCGAGACGCTACTATATACAGCATATATATCGTAGGCAATACAGTAGATTTGATGCTTCTTCATGGACATGGATCCTAACACTGGAAACATGTATTCTCAACCAGGAAGGATGCATCTTCTGCCAGATAGTCAGCAAGTACAGATGCAGTCCTTC includes:
- the LOC128753510 gene encoding hemicentin-2-like; the protein is MDPEVFPPTRITCGLPMRKSSSQLQREGSSPNWTSLRMSCCWTDMQTGKCSHGGAEDLTSNVAPRGGLTFGPLIRTADPDVMKAEISKLMTAGGGDGPEMAYSGLQMTLTGTPASSHVFVFTDAPAKDVELKDTKSTVSFLMTGVLSRRRRAVYTASLNDYKVLALASGGQAIEVSKRELPQATDIILDTSTSALVTVLQRARNPGKAETFSFMLDGSLSKVTIYITGTAISFTLTNPSGVSQTSTEATGKLGTIKSTGNLRRIILNPDKASGKSKLQINSNQPYTYSVPGQSTITFIYDFVEKFDGPHPGYAVISGQPFAGQPATIMLNVMGKKGPSSLEIGKVGVVAMSASESITYGETTDMGNGAVLVTLKAIPSGEFVIVHQGTDKVSGSEYERQSTTQMSVSKVNIEAAVTGTMEPGKTFTIPFSVITQGLSGEFIINAQNDKDYPMTKPNRLTLTSGKYTNSSLTITPGINTVPGTDVTVTIDAKSVVGADSNYAVLRFTVINKGGAHGGHLSSSLLIFDFYHRSVLKSASGVAPPSAQQDGFRASVGRAIL